The following is a genomic window from Bombina bombina isolate aBomBom1 chromosome 3, aBomBom1.pri, whole genome shotgun sequence.
ATACATTTTAGCAAAAGGCATTATGCAATATTGCCTCCACACTTATACCAATGAATATTTGTTTAGCAAATATGAAAGTGTCTTTAACCCATACTATGTAAAAGGgaatgttgagaaaaaaaaataaaaaaattatataactcTAAAGcttgctgcacccaaggctttgTTAGTCCAGCATTATGCATTAGTTGGAAATAGCTAAGAAAGTTACATGAACCAGACATaagtttcatatatatttttttttatttgcatattaaaaaaaaaaaagaaaaaaattgtgcatTCCAATAATTCAAATCattttgaacaaataaaaaaatggcactCAATTGGACTGCATTATACAGCTTGCTGGACCTTGGTGCAGCCTTCCTTTCACATCACCGCATGTTACTCAATTTCTGTAGTTCCACCCAAGTTCTCCTTTCAGTTATCATGCAAGCTCTTTCTTGTGCCACCAGAACCAAAGTCAGACAGTCAGCGCCTTCAATGTACAGTAGTTCTTATTCCTCTCTTTTGGTGTAACGGGGCAACAGTACAGTAAACATTTTCCAAGACTCTTTGTATCTTAGTTATTCCTTACAAAGTTAAACAgctaaaagaagaaaaataagaaGGCAATGCTTGTGGAATGTACAGTGCATATCAGGGTGATGGAGATTCATTATGAGTCAGATTGCTTTTTCTCTTGTTCAATtgctaaaaagaaagaaaagaaagccaTTAATGTAATCTTTAAGTTATTCAAAgatacaagaaaaaaagaaaaaaaaaaaaaaaacccacacaaaatgaATCTAAAAACTTACTTTCTTTTGAAGGAAGGGGATTTTTCTCTTGTGTTTCTGTTTTCTTCAACTTAGCTTTATCAAACTTCTCAATCTCAGCCATATCTGGTTTGTCAGACATTTTGTATAGGGATCTGTTTCAAAAGAAAGGATAATGCATTATTAAAGAAAGCGCCACCATTcttagagacaaaaaaaaaaaaaaaaaaaaagccagatttTAGTGGCTACCACGCCCTCTTACATTACAGTTTAacaaatgcatatattttttttaaactaaatatacTGCTTTCTAGGCAAAAAGCTCAATGGAGAACACAGAATGCATTGTGAACAAAAGCTGTGCCTGCTTACCACCATTGCTTAGTTGTATTCATTGTAAATACCTcacatacaggggggggggggtgggaaatCCACTATTCTTTCACAATTAAAGAACATCACAAGAATAAAATGTTGGAGCAAAGCCTATAGACTATGCTAATCAGGATGGGCATATTCTGGGTAGCAGTCTGCTTTTTTCCTCCCTGATGAAGTCATGCATTCTTCTCTGCGTACAAAGAACTGCAGTCCAAGAAGCCTTAACCACCGCCCTATTCTGCTCAAAATCCAGCTGCTTTCTTATATCACCTAATCATTGGTAGGTTATGGTATTTGCATTTAGTACTATACTTGTAGCCATGTGAGTCATTTTCTTTTTTAGATAATACAAGTATTACATTTTTTAGGAATACATAAAATGATGTTACGGAGACAACAAAGGATGAAGGAGCTTAATGACATAGGACAAAGCAGAACGCTCCGTTGCTTCACAACAACAGTTAAAAAGTCTTTAACCCTAAATATAAGACAACTTGCAATGGCTATGGAACACTGTTTACACAAAACAGCAGATACCATTTTCCCATGCAAACAAACTAATTAACCTTAGCACCAAACACAAAGGAACATTCTTTCCTTAAGTAAATATAAAGGACTATTAAACAAAGCTACAGCAAAACAgacagcagcaaaaaaaaagtttCTATAAATAAAACCAATACTCACCAGAGACAATTCACAAACAGCACAATTCCTCTCAACAGATGCAGCCTTGAGTGTGAAGAAAAAAAATCCCTGCCTGAGAATTTATATAATCTGCCCTATGCAAATTGCAGTGATGTCATCAGCAAACATTAACCCCTTGCTTTCCTTATTTCACTGTTTGAAGAtgatctttttttttcctttagtttataatatttaacATATTAGTATCAATCTTTTGGATGTGTTAGTAATTTAAAATTATTCAGCAATTTGAAAAGCAATggaatattattttttaaagaaaactagaATACATCTGAGCTTAGTGTTCTAATTTATTTTTCTCGGTCATATGGCATTATTTTACTTCATAAATTGGTATTGGGAACCAAATGAGGGTTACTAACAATACttcagtgtttgtgtctccaggacaAAAAGGGGAGCAATATTTTGGGGTGTAAATTCCATATTTTCCCCATAGATTTTTCAGAGCCAGCACTTAGATATGATCTCTCTCTGCTCACCCACATTGATACAATGTTTGAAACCCTCAGCCAGCCTATTTTTGCTACATTTgagcatatatttatacatgtaattGTACactttacacaggggttttatacatgtgtaactgcacgctttacacaggggttttatacatgtgtaactgtacgctttacacaggggttttatacatgtgtaactgtacgctttacacaggggttttatacatgtgtaactgtacgctttacacaggggttttatacatgtgtaactgtacgctttacacaggggttttatacatgtgtaactgtacgctctACAGGAAATTTAAGGGGCTGTGTCAATAGTAACTGTATAGGCAACAAGTGCTGAGAAGATAATATTCACACAGCACAGCCTTAAAGAAACAACTCACTGCACACTcacacactcttaaagggacagtcacaaaCAACCAACACAGCCTTTAAATAGACAACTCATACCACATGTACATTCCTAAAGGTACAGATCGCAGTAAGCACACAAAACAAGCCTAAAGTCTTAAAGAGACTTAATGTCTTAAAGAGACAGGCACACTCATGAACACACAAATGCAcactgcctttaaagggacatcttaCACCTCAATTGCACAATGTTTAAGGTACATGCACACAAAAACGCAAGGggtacagccttaaagggacactcagtatttaagagacagacacacacaacacacataaccTTTAAAGgaaccacacacagacacacacacaatcttaatGGTACAGGTTCAAACATGCATCCACAGCCTTAAAGGGGAAGGTCACATGACAcacaacaccttaaagggacaactCATACCACACTCATACAGATTAAAAGGGAAAGACACAAACACAATCCGAGtcaacacagcctttaaagggacaacttccaccacacacacacactcattcttaaagggacagatcacatcacacacaaacacagacaacacacagtCTTTAAAGGACAGTGCctacattttaaaaattgtgtatCCATAGTGTGAGCTGTTCCTTAAAGTCTGTGTGCACTAAAATGCAGGTGGTGTGAGCTATTTCTACAAGGCAGTGTGcaccatgtgtatgtttgtgttgtgATATATCCCTTTATGACTGTATTTGAGTGTGTTTTTAATCTGTTTGCATTGTGTAAGTATATGAGcatatggtgatctgtccctttaaggctctgtgtgtcttctgtgttttttttccatggTGTGTGTTGTGCAAAATGTGCATGGTACCATTGAGACTGTGTACATGTGGTGAGAATTGTTCCTGTAGAGGCTGCGTGTATTGCGTTGTGCTTTAccctttaagatagagcatggGGTGAGCTGTTCATTTAAAGCTGTGTGCATTGTTTGTACTATAATCTGTCCCTTTATAACTGTGCATGTGGTGGAAGTATTCCCTTTTAAGGCTGCGGGGTCTGCCCCTTTTATTCTGTGTGAGCGAGGGGTaagttgtccctttaagactgtatgcattgtgtgtgttcGTCTGTACGTGTGTATGTGGTGTAAGTTGACCCTTTAAAGACTGTGagcgtttgtgtgtatgtgtcactttAAGACTAAGTGTGCCTttaaggctgtgcaatgtgtgtgctTACTGTGATCTGTTCCTTTTAAAGCTGTATGCGTGTGTGGGGAAAGTTTTCTGCTTAAAAGTTATGTAACTTGTGTTtgcttgtccctttaagactgtgaatGTGTGGtgacctgtccctttaaggctgtgctgcATGAACATTATTTTCTCAAGAGTTTGTGCCTGTACATTTTCTATTGCCAGGATCCCTAAAACCCCTGTGTAAAGCATACAGTAGAATGTGTATAAATATACGATgacatgtaaaataatatatatacagtttactgGCTGTATCGATGTGGATGAGCTTTGTAGGTcattgacagatagatagagatagatagatagatagatagatagatagatgatagatagatagatagatagatagatagatagatagataatgtatatataaatatatataaataaagaaatttaGAATTATTTAAGGTTTTATAAAAACTAGGGTGAATATATAATTAAGATAacatttcttgacacagtgaaaaAACAAGAAGTGCTTATTTCTCTATTTTCGTTCTCCCTCATTGCACACTATGACCTTGCCATGCATTTATTGACGCTGGCTGCTGAATTCTGCTGTGTGCGTTACCTAAGGCACTGTATTCAAACCACCAAGCCTTTTCAGGTGGCGGCTGGCGATTAATAGCTTAAAGCTTTGGACATTAAATAAATCTGTGACatgaacaactttgcattatacttaaaGGCAGCAATAAAATGGTTAATGTGTGAAATGTACAACCTTACAGTGCTGTTTGCTACACAGAGCACTTTATTAAAACAGGAAATGCTATTTCCTGTACTTGCAGTAGCTGCAGAGACAaaaggcttcctggcctgaatctcTACATTAAGCAACCTTACCTTCTACTATTTTAGACTCTAATATCGACCTGTTTCATATTATAGTACAGTATTCCTTGAGCTGGTaatattttctttgtatatttatttagaaaatcaCTACAGTTTTACACCATGTAAATTGTCTTTCTTCACCAAGGGCGTGGTATGTTCAATAGGTGTCAAGGggcaattgcattaaagggacagtctacaccagaatttttattgttttaaaagatagataatccctttattacccatttcccagttttgcataactaacacagttataataatatacttttaacctctgtgattatcttgtat
Proteins encoded in this region:
- the TMSB4X gene encoding thymosin beta-4, with translation MSDKPDMAEIEKFDKAKLKKTETQEKNPLPSKETIEQEKKQSDS